In Microbacterium sp. No. 7, the genomic window CCGTCGCGCGGGCGGCCGAGCGTCACCAGCGGGTCGAGCTGATCGCGGTCGTCGGCGGCGCCCTCGGCACGGTCGGCGAAGAGAGCGTCGTGCGCGACGCGCTCGCCGCGACGCAGGAGATGCTCGACGAGCACGTCGCGCGTGTGGCCGATCGCGGTGTCGCCGTGACGACCCGGGTCGAGCGCGGCAACCCCGTGTCGGTGCTCGCGGATGCCTCGGCTCACGCCGCCCTGCTCGTGCTCGGCAGCGACTACCGCGGCGAGGGCGGTCCGGCCCGCGGCCCGCACGGCGTGCGGACCGCCGCCGCGGCCAAGTGTCCCGTCGTGGTCGTTCCCGACATCGATCTGGGGGAGCGCTCGGGCGTCGTCGTCGGCATCGACGGGTCGGAGGTGTCGGAGCACGCGATCCGGTTCGCGGCGGCCGAGGCCGACCGTCTGGGCGAGCCGCTCATCGCCGTGGCGGTGTGGACGCCGCTGCACGCGCCGCGCAACAGCAGCGCTGTCTACCCCGAGCTGTACCTGGCGAACATGCAGGCGGCGACCGAGGAGGTGCTCGCGCTGTCGCTCGCGGGCCTGCGCGAGGACTATCCCGACCTCGAGGTCGTGCGTCACGTCGTGCAGGGCTACCCGGCGTTCGTGCTCAACGAGATGGCGCACACCGCGCGGCTCGCCGTCGTCGGCACGCACGGCCGTGGTGCGATCGCCCGGTTCCTGCTCGGCTCGATCAGCCAGGAGGTGCTCGCGCGCCTTGCGACGGTGACGGCCGTCGTCCGGTAGTCCGCCGCACCCTCGCTACGATGGGTGATTGTCCCGGGCGGAGCGCCGTCTCGCGCGCGGCCCGGGCAGGGGGAGTGGGTACGTATGTTCTTCGGGCTCGACGCCGAGAAGATTCTGCTGATCGGCGTGATCGCCGCGATCATCATCGGGCCTGAGCGCCTGCCGCAGGCGGCCGCGTGGCTGTCGCGCGCGGTCAAGCAGCTGAAGCAGTGGGCCACGGGCGCCAAGAGCCGGCTCAAGGAGGAGATGGGCGACGACTTCGACGACGTCGAGTGGCGCAAGCTCGATCCTCGTCAGTACGACCCACGTCGCATCATCCGCAACGCCCTGCTCGAGGAGCCCGAACCGCGTGTGCAGGCCCCGCCGGTCGCCCCGATCGCGCCGCATGTGCCGACGGATGCCGTGGGCGCCGCGCCGCGCGTCGCGAGCGATCCGATCGGCTCCGGGAGCGTGCGGCCCTCGATCGGCGCGCCGCGGCCGCTTCCGCTCGACGAGGCCGACGCTCTCGACGACGCCGGCTTCCCGCCGCTGCCGGATGCCGGGACCCAGGCCACCCCGCCGGTCGCGCTGCGTCCGGTCGCGCCGTCCCCTGCCGCGCCGCTGTCGCCTGTCGCGCTGTCGCCCGTCGAACCGTCCCCTGCCGCGCTGTTGTCGCCCGTCGAACCGTCGCCGGTCACACCGCCGGCGGTTCTGTCGCCCGCGCCGTCCCCGGCCGTCTCCTCGTCGAACGGTGCCTCGGCGCCGGCATCCGTGCCCGAGCAGATCGCCGACTCCGCCTGATGCGCTCGAGTCTCCTGTTCTTCGCCGCGCTCGCGATGATCGTCGTCGCGAGCTGGCTGCTGCGCCGCGCGAAGCGCAAGAAGCGGCCGGCCGGCATCGCGCCGGTGCTGCTGATCATCGCCGGCGGTGCCATCCTGCTGTTCGTGACGGTCGAGTCCTTCGCCTCGATCCTGTCGTAGCGCCCTCGCCGAGGCGCCCGCCCTTCTCGCGAGGGTGCTACTTGTCTTCGCGAGGGTGCCCCTTGTCTTCGCGAGGGTGCTCTCGCCCGCGGGCAGGGAGCACCCTCGCGGGGATAGCAAGCACCCTCGCGCGGAGAACTGGCACCCTCGCGGGGAGAGCTGGCACCTTCGCGGGGAGAGCTGGCACCTTCGCGGGGAGAGCTGGCACCCTCGCGCGGAGAACTGGCACCCTCGCGCGGAGAACTGGCACCCTCGCGGGGAGAGCTGGCACCCTCGCGCGGAGAACTGGCACCTTCGCGGGGATAGTAAGCACCCTCGCGGGGAGAACTGACACCCTCGCGGGAGGGAGGGCGTACGACCCCGGGCACGCGCCCGGGCATGTGAGGGCGCACCCCGCCGGGGTCAGTCGATGCCGCCCCAGCGGCCGATGGGCCACAGGATCGCGGAGGCCTTGCCGACGATGCTGGAGCGCGACGCCCACGCCCAGCAGTCGTCCGTCGCGGCCTCGAAGCGGCACATCGACGCGGAGTCGGCGGATCTCGACCGGTGGTCGCCGAGCATGAGATAGGAGTCCGCGGGCACGACGACGGGGCCGAAGCAGCGCCGCGCCTTCGGCTCGGTGCTGCAGTCGCTGGTCCCCGCGCGGAACGGCAGGTCCTCGAAGACGTACGGCTCGTCGAGCGGCACGCCGTCGACGAGCACCGCGCCGTCGTCGTCGCAGCACTCGACGGTCTGGCCCGGCGTGCCGATGACGCGCTTGACCAGCGTGTGCGGCCCGGACGGGCCGAAGCCGCTCACCTCGCCGATCCAGCGCAGCACGGCCTTGATCGGGTTGCTCTCGGCGGGGCGCTCGCCGTCCCATGCGGCGTCGGCGTCGAACACGATGACGTCGCCGTTCGAGGGGCCGCCGCCGATGTAGGCGAGCCGGTTGACGAGGATGCGGTCGCCGATCTGCAGCGTCTCCTCCATCGACTCGCTGGGCACGAGGTAGGGCTTCGCCACGAAGTTGAGCACGAGGCCGAACACGACGAACGCCGCGAACAGGTGGAACCACGTCGATCGGGTGATGCGGCGCCACAGCGGTCGCTGGGGGGGCGTGCTCGGCGTCGGCTGCGGCGCGGGTTCGCTCATGGCATCCACGCTACCGGGCCGCACCTGTGCGTCCGGCGGGTCGCGCACCCCGCGCAAGCCGGGGGATCGGCGGTGATCGCCGCAGGCGAGGCAAGGGCCGCTCGCACCGACGAACGCGTCAGGTCGCATCCCCCGTGCGCGAGGCAGGAGACCCTCGCGCCACCGAACGCGCCAGATCGCATACCCGACGCGACAGTGCACCGCCTTCCGCGCCGCAAGCCTCGGCGGGAGGGCTTTATCTGAGGGATGTGCGGGCGCGATGACCCGATGCGCGCCCCGACTCCCCGAGGTGTTCCGAGATGCCCCCTGCACGCGTCGTCGAGCTCTTGTCGCCCAGCGCCCGCGGTGTGCCGCCGCGCGCGCATCCGCTCGTGCTGCTCGACGATCGGCTGCGCGGCCACGGCCGGAACGAGGCGCTCATCGACCCGCACGACGCCGTCGCGATCGACGGGCTGCGCGCCGCCGGCCTCGTGCTGCACCCCGGCACGGCGAACGAGCCGGCGCAGGTGCGCTGGCGGCTCTTCGGCGAGGCGCTCGTCGTGCGCGTCGCGGGTGCGCGGGTCGGCGTGCGTCCCGTGCCGGCGCGCACCGAGGTGCCGTTCTATCTCGCCTACACGAAGGAACGGGGGCTCGAACGGCAGGCGGCGCTGATCGACGGGCAGAACGCGGCCGATCTGCCCTGGAACGGCGACGCGTCCGTGACCCTCGTGGGCATCGGCCGCTCCCCGTTCGGTGCGCCGCTCACGGCCTGGCGCGGTCAGACGATCACGCCCGTGTCGCCGCAGCACACCGTCACGCTGCGCGCGATCATGCAGTTCACCGACGCGCTGGCCACGCTGAAGCAGGCGCCGAGCGCGCGTGAGCAGGTGCGCGTGGGCGACATCCTCGTGCAGATGATCACGCACCTCGCCCTCGCCACGTGGGACGAGCACGCGACGCACGCCGCGCGCAGCGGGTCGTACGTCACCTCGGCGGCGCTCGCGTACATCGCGCAGTATCACGCCGACGTCGCGCTCTCGCCGCAGCGGGTCGCCGACGCCCTCGGCATCAGCCTGCGCACGCTGCAGGCGGCGCTCGCCGAGTCGGGAACGACGCCCGCGAGCGAGATCGCCGCGCACCGGCTCGGGCACGCCGCGCACTGCCTGTGCGACCCCGCCTACGACGAGCAGAGCGTCGCGCAGATCGCGCGCCTGTCGGGCTTCGCGACCGTCGACACCTTCCGGCGCGCCTTCGTGCGGCAGTTCGGAACGTCGCCGCTCGCCTACCGCCGGGCGCGCGGGCGAACGGCGCTCAGCGCATAGCGACGAACGACGCTCAACGCAGAGGCCCCCAGCACAGAGGCCCCCAGCGCAGAGACCCCCAGCACAGTGGCCCCCGCGCATGGGCACGACCGGCCCCCGGCGCAGGAGCGCCGAGGGCCGTCCATCCCGCTCCGTCAGTACGTGCTGCCCGGCACCACGTTGCCGGCGCTGCCGGCGACGGTCGAGCCGACGGTGACGGTGATCGAGCCGGTGCCCGCGGTGCGGTACACGGGGATCTGGATCTGGCCCGTGCTGCCGTACATGGCGATCGACGGGTAGGTGAGCACGGCGGTCGTGCCGTTGTTGCTGACGACGCTCCAGCCCTGCAGCTGCCACTTGTCCTGGCTCGTGAACGAGTAGCCGTTCAGCGAGATCGTGTAGGTGATGAGGCCGCTCTGCGTGCCCGACGGCGGCTCGGTCGTGTGGCCGGGCTTCTTGTCGAGCACGAGCTTGGTCTGGAAGACCCCGTCGGCGTTCGGGTCGAGGTAGTTCGAGTTCGTGACGAGGCCCTTGGTCTCGCCGTAGCCGCCGCCACCGCTGCGCTCGAAGAGGTCGACGCCGGGCGTCGTCTTCGGCGTCGTGGGGTCGGTGGCCGCGCTGGCGGGCGTGGCGACGGCCATCGCGATGACGGG contains:
- a CDS encoding universal stress protein, translated to MSDVILVGVSGAPVSRRAVDWAVARAAERHQRVELIAVVGGALGTVGEESVVRDALAATQEMLDEHVARVADRGVAVTTRVERGNPVSVLADASAHAALLVLGSDYRGEGGPARGPHGVRTAAAAKCPVVVVPDIDLGERSGVVVGIDGSEVSEHAIRFAAAEADRLGEPLIAVAVWTPLHAPRNSSAVYPELYLANMQAATEEVLALSLAGLREDYPDLEVVRHVVQGYPAFVLNEMAHTARLAVVGTHGRGAIARFLLGSISQEVLARLATVTAVVR
- the lepB gene encoding signal peptidase I, producing the protein MSEPAPQPTPSTPPQRPLWRRITRSTWFHLFAAFVVFGLVLNFVAKPYLVPSESMEETLQIGDRILVNRLAYIGGGPSNGDVIVFDADAAWDGERPAESNPIKAVLRWIGEVSGFGPSGPHTLVKRVIGTPGQTVECCDDDGAVLVDGVPLDEPYVFEDLPFRAGTSDCSTEPKARRCFGPVVVPADSYLMLGDHRSRSADSASMCRFEAATDDCWAWASRSSIVGKASAILWPIGRWGGID
- a CDS encoding helix-turn-helix transcriptional regulator, translated to MPPARVVELLSPSARGVPPRAHPLVLLDDRLRGHGRNEALIDPHDAVAIDGLRAAGLVLHPGTANEPAQVRWRLFGEALVVRVAGARVGVRPVPARTEVPFYLAYTKERGLERQAALIDGQNAADLPWNGDASVTLVGIGRSPFGAPLTAWRGQTITPVSPQHTVTLRAIMQFTDALATLKQAPSAREQVRVGDILVQMITHLALATWDEHATHAARSGSYVTSAALAYIAQYHADVALSPQRVADALGISLRTLQAALAESGTTPASEIAAHRLGHAAHCLCDPAYDEQSVAQIARLSGFATVDTFRRAFVRQFGTSPLAYRRARGRTALSA